ACAGCTTAGCCGATTTAATTTCCACAGAAAAACCTTTTTTTAATGTAGAGAAAATTCTTTTAGATTCTTATACTCAAGAAGCATCTGCGGGCGGATCACGTTATCCTAAAGCCAGAACAGATATTTTTGAAGCATTCGAAAAAGGAGCTTTAGTTTTTAATTATTTAGGACATGGCGGCGAGGATGGATTGGCAAGCGAGCGAATCTGGGAAAAATCAGATGGTCAAAATCTAAATAATCAATACAAATACCCTTTATTCATAACTATTACCTGCGAATTTTCAAGATTTGACGATCCAACAAGACCAACAGCCGGAGAATATACATTTTGGAATCCGAAAGGAGGCGCTATCTCCATGTTAACCACAATTCGTACTATTGGTCAGTTTAATGCCGAAAATTTCAATGATAACCTAAGCAAAAACCTGCTGTCATACGGCTCAAACCAATACAACAGCATTGCCGAATCTCTTAGAATCTCTAAAAACGAAAATCCGAGTTCATCAAGCAACGTAGTCGTATATATAGGAGATCCTGCTTTGATGTTAGCAATTCCAAAACCGCGAATTAATTTAACGAAAGTAAACGATATTGTGATATCGCAGCCAATTCCAGATTTAAAATCACTGGCAAAAATTAAAATTTCGGGAGAAATCACAGATGAAAACAATGTGCTTTTAAGCAATTATAATGGAGAACTTGCAACCGCAATTTTCGACAAAATGATCACCTCTACAACCCTAAATAATGATGGATATAGCCCTGCAATGTCATTCAAAACCCTTGGCGAGACTATCTTCAGAGGAAATGCCTCTGTAACCAACGGTCAGTTTGAATTTAGCTTTGTTGTACCTAGAGATATCCGAATTCCGGTTGACAACGGCCGTATTAGTTTCTATGCCAAAAAGAACCAATCCTTAGAAAATCAATCTGGCTACAACAGCACTATAAAAATTGGAGGAATAAATGAAAATGCACCTCAGGACAATATAAGTCCAAAAGTGAAGTTATATATGAATGATGAAACTTTTGTGTCGGGCGGAATAACCAATTCCTCCCCTTTTCTATTGGCATTTCTTGAAGATGAAAACGGTATAAATACTGCCAGCGGAATAGGTCACGATATAACAGCTGTTTTAGATGGAGACGTAAGCAATCCGTACATTTTGAACGATTATTATCAGACAAAACTGGATGATTACACCAATGGAAATCTACGCTTTCCTCTTCGAAATCTGGCTGCGGGTCTTCACACCATAACTTTTACAGCGTGGGATGTTTATAACAATCCTGTGACTAGTGAAATTCAATTTATAGTAGTTGGCGATGAAGCGCTGACACTAACACACGTTCTTAATTACCCAAATCCGTTTTCGACCTATACACAGTTTTGGTTTTCACATAACAGGCCTTACGAACCTTTAGATGTTCAGGTTCAGGTTATGACCATTACCGGAAAAGTAGTATGGACAAAAAATCAAATTATTACCACAGAAGGTTTCCTTTCACGAGAAATAACATGGGACGGAAAAGATGATTTTGGAGATCGGATTGGTAAAGGAGTTTATATTTATAAACTTACTGTTAAATCGAATTTAACAAATAAAAAAGCAGAAAAATACGAAAAACTTGTCATTCTATAATATTATATATATTTGTAACATAAATACCATTAGTCCCAAAAATGAGAAAAATATCACCTTTACTAATTTGTTTATTAGTTTTTTCTTTCGCCAAGGCCCAAAACATTGAGCGACCGATTACTACAGGAGTACCATTTCTATTAGTCGCAGCTGATGCGAGAGCCGCCGGTTTAGGAGACCAAGGTGTTGCAACTTCATCAGACGTTTTTTCACAACAGTGGAATCCTGCAAAATACGCATTTGCCGAAGATGCGCAGGGACTTTCAATCAGTTACACTCCTTACTTAACTGATCTTGCCAACGATATTTCGTTAGGACAGTTAACGTATTACAACAAAATTAATGACCGAAGTGCCTTTGCAGGAAGCTTCCGTTATTTTGGATTTGGAGGAATCGAATTAAGAGAAACCGGAGATCCAAACGAAGCAACAAGAGAAGTAAATCCAAACGAATTAGCGTTAGACGGATCGTATTCACTAAAATTAAGCGAAACATTCTCGATGGCTGTTGCTGCCAGATATATCCGATCCAATTTAAAAATCCCTTCTGGAGAAGTTGATGCTTCAGCAGCAAGTTCATTTGCGGTAGATATTGCTGGTTTTTATCAATCAGAAGAAATTGCTTACAGCAGTTTCAACGGAAGATGGAGAGGCGGTTTCAACATTCAGAATTTAGGTCCGAAAATCAGTTATGATAACGACGATTTAAGCTCAAACTTTCTTCCAGCCAACTTAAGAGTCGGCGGAGGATTTGATTTTATCTTAGACGATTATAATAAGGTAGGTGTAAGTTTAGAACTTACTAAACTTTTAGTTCCAACTCCGCCGGGACCAGGAACTCCATATGACGCTAATGGAGATGGAGATTTTACTGATGATGGAGATATTTCACAATCAGAAGCAGACGCAGCCAACTATAAAAAATACAAAGACACAGGCTGGGTACAAGGAATTTTCAAATCATTTGGAGATGCGCCGGGTGGTTTCAGTGAAGAACTAAAAGAAGTTACTTATAGCGCTGCTGCCGAATACATGTACCAAGATTCATTTGCAATGC
This is a stretch of genomic DNA from Flavobacterium endoglycinae. It encodes these proteins:
- the porV gene encoding type IX secretion system outer membrane channel protein PorV, with the translated sequence MRKISPLLICLLVFSFAKAQNIERPITTGVPFLLVAADARAAGLGDQGVATSSDVFSQQWNPAKYAFAEDAQGLSISYTPYLTDLANDISLGQLTYYNKINDRSAFAGSFRYFGFGGIELRETGDPNEATREVNPNELALDGSYSLKLSETFSMAVAARYIRSNLKIPSGEVDASAASSFAVDIAGFYQSEEIAYSSFNGRWRGGFNIQNLGPKISYDNDDLSSNFLPANLRVGGGFDFILDDYNKVGVSLELTKLLVPTPPGPGTPYDANGDGDFTDDGDISQSEADAANYKKYKDTGWVQGIFKSFGDAPGGFSEELKEVTYSAAAEYMYQDSFAMRLGYYHESIMKGAKQFFSLGAGFKYNIMKVDVSYLFSASKVKNPLENTLRFSLTFNFGDKYETY